In a single window of the Leopardus geoffroyi isolate Oge1 chromosome D2, O.geoffroyi_Oge1_pat1.0, whole genome shotgun sequence genome:
- the LOC123577480 gene encoding 28S ribosomal protein S21, mitochondrial-like: protein MAKHLKFIARTVMVQEGNVEGAYRTLNRILTMDGLIEDIKRRRYYEKPCRRRERESYETCRRIYNMEMARKINFLMRKNRADPWQGC from the coding sequence ATGGCAAAACATCTGAAGTTCATTGCCAGGACTGTGATGGTACAGGAAGGAAATGTGGAAGGTGCATACAGGACCCTAAACAGAATTCTCACCATGGATGGGCTCATTGAGGACATTAAGCGACGGCGGTACTATGAAAAGCCTTGTCGCCGACGAGAGAGGGAAAGCTATGAAACCTGCCGGCGGATCTACAACATGGAAATGGCTCGCAAGATCAACTTCTTGATGCGAAAGAATCGGGCAGACCCATGGCAGGGCTGCTGA